Proteins from one Dama dama isolate Ldn47 chromosome 12, ASM3311817v1, whole genome shotgun sequence genomic window:
- the LOC133066059 gene encoding tumor suppressor candidate 2-like gives MGASGSKARGLWPYTSAAGGGGPEAAVAEQALVRPRGRVVPPFVFTRRGSMFYDEDGDLAHEFYEETIVTKNGQKRAKLRRVHKNLIPQGTVKLDPPRIHVDFPVILYEV, from the coding sequence ATGGGCGCCAGCGGCTCCAAAGCTCGGGGCCTGTGGCCCTACACCTCGGCGGCGGGGGGTGGTGGCCCAGAGGCGGCGGTCGCTGAGCAAGCTTTGGTGCGACCGCGAGGCCGAGTCGTGCCCCCCTTCGTATTCACGCGCCGCGGCTCCATGTTCTATGACGAGGATGGGGATCTGGCTCACGAATTCTATGAGGAGACAATCGTCACCAAGAACGGGCAGAAGCGGGCCAAGCTGAGGCGGGTGCATAAGAATCTGATTCCTCAGGGCACCGTGAAGCTGGATCCCCCCCGCATCCACGTGGATTTCCCTGTGATCCTCTATGAGGTGTGA